The following are encoded together in the bacterium genome:
- the cysK gene encoding cysteine synthase A, with amino-acid sequence MEKIFEDITKTIGNTPLVRLSRIDKEVNATLLGKIESFNPLGSVKDRIGLAMIENAEKEGVLKKGGVIIEPTSGNTGIGLAFVSAVKGYKLIIVMPETMSIERRKLMEFLGAQIILTEGSKGMTGAINKAVELSNQIAGSIVLQQFDNPANSEAHRQTTAEEIWADTDGKVDILVAGVGTGGTITGISEVIKKRKPSFKVIAVEPDKSPVLSGGEPGTHGIQGIGAGFFPNVLNRDIIDEVIQVSQEDAGEMSRLLAKKEGILAGISSGAALYAALKVGRRTENKGKTIVVILPDTGERYLSTWLFDNT; translated from the coding sequence ATGGAAAAAATATTCGAAGATATAACAAAAACAATAGGTAACACTCCTCTGGTGAGGTTATCAAGGATAGATAAAGAAGTTAATGCGACTCTACTTGGCAAGATAGAATCTTTTAACCCTTTGGGTTCTGTTAAAGACAGAATAGGTTTGGCTATGATTGAAAACGCTGAAAAAGAAGGGGTGCTTAAGAAAGGTGGGGTGATTATTGAGCCTACAAGCGGGAATACAGGGATAGGTTTGGCGTTTGTTTCGGCAGTTAAGGGGTACAAACTTATTATAGTTATGCCAGAAACAATGTCTATAGAGAGAAGAAAACTTATGGAGTTTTTAGGGGCGCAGATAATTCTTACCGAAGGATCTAAAGGAATGACAGGGGCAATAAATAAAGCTGTAGAACTTTCTAACCAGATTGCTGGCAGTATTGTGTTGCAACAGTTTGATAATCCTGCTAACTCAGAAGCACACAGGCAGACAACGGCTGAAGAAATTTGGGCAGATACTGATGGTAAGGTAGATATTCTTGTGGCTGGTGTAGGTACAGGAGGAACTATTACTGGTATTTCAGAGGTAATAAAGAAGAGAAAACCTTCTTTTAAAGTTATTGCTGTTGAGCCTGATAAATCACCTGTTTTATCTGGTGGAGAGCCCGGTACTCACGGAATACAGGGGATAGGCGCAGGTTTTTTTCCTAATGTTTTAAATAGAGATATAATAGATGAGGTTATTCAGGTTAGCCAGGAAGATGCTGGCGAGATGTCTCGGTTACTTGCAAAAAAAGAAGGTATTCTTGCAGGAATTTCAAGCGGAGCGGCTCTATATGCGGCTTTGAAGGTTGGTAGAAGAACTGAAAATAAAGGTAAGACGATTGTTGTAATTTTACCAGATACAGGTGAAAGGTATCTGTCAACTTGGCTTTTTGATAATACTTGA